One Armatimonadota bacterium genomic window carries:
- a CDS encoding NAD-dependent epimerase/dehydratase family protein, translated as MDILVLGGTQFIGKAIVEELLRRGHHVAIFHRGKTGAGLFPECTHILGDRNTDLDRADTQEWDAVIDVSCYTPDQARSAAKLRTKYFAFISTISVYDFTTEKQPYDEQTPMVPGQEGNEVTMATYGPLKVRCEEVFAEAFAGRLGIVRPGIVFGPYDPTGRFPYWITRLDEFEEVLIPDVRSNPVQGIDVFDLAEFTVEVTEKSLAGTWNAVGPKVTFGDVIDEIRSQVGKEHHLVLASVEELNENEVKTWSELPLTFEPGTRESVFNFNPQHAFEAGLKHRTIQETIRATLAWTRSGDYPKDAKYGMSREKEVAVLEKLKAKA; from the coding sequence ATGGATATCCTTGTGCTCGGTGGTACTCAGTTCATCGGTAAAGCGATCGTCGAAGAACTGTTGCGCCGCGGCCATCATGTCGCGATCTTCCACCGTGGCAAAACCGGGGCCGGGCTCTTTCCCGAGTGCACCCATATCCTTGGCGACCGTAACACCGACCTCGACCGTGCCGACACGCAAGAGTGGGATGCGGTTATCGATGTTTCGTGCTACACCCCGGACCAAGCTCGATCCGCCGCCAAGTTGAGGACCAAGTACTTCGCGTTCATCTCGACGATCTCGGTGTACGACTTCACGACCGAAAAGCAACCCTACGACGAGCAGACGCCGATGGTGCCGGGGCAGGAGGGCAACGAGGTGACGATGGCGACTTATGGTCCACTCAAGGTTCGATGCGAAGAAGTCTTCGCCGAGGCCTTCGCCGGACGCCTGGGAATCGTTCGTCCGGGCATCGTGTTTGGACCGTACGATCCGACCGGTCGATTTCCATATTGGATCACCCGGTTGGACGAATTTGAAGAGGTGTTGATTCCCGACGTGCGAAGTAATCCTGTTCAAGGCATCGACGTATTCGACCTCGCCGAGTTTACGGTTGAGGTGACGGAGAAGAGCCTGGCGGGGACATGGAACGCGGTTGGTCCCAAGGTGACGTTCGGCGACGTGATCGACGAGATTCGGTCGCAGGTGGGCAAGGAGCATCATCTGGTGCTGGCATCGGTCGAAGAACTCAACGAAAACGAAGTGAAGACGTGGTCGGAACTTCCTCTGACCTTTGAGCCAGGCACACGAGAGTCAGTGTTCAACTTTAACCCTCAGCACGCCTTTGAGGCGGGCCTCAAGCACCGCACGATTCAGGAGACGATTCGTGCGACCTTGGCGTGGACACGCTCGGGCGACTATCCGAAGGACGCTAAGTACGGCATGAGTCGCGAGAAGGAAGTCGCGGTTCTGGAGAAGCTGAAGGCAAAGGCATGA
- a CDS encoding UbiX family flavin prenyltransferase — protein sequence MSTGRLVVAVTGASGAIYARRLLIHAAKHYQEIFLCLSTQAIQVAETELGVTLDRKNFQTREWLGAEYPQIRLLDEKNFFTPPASGSFRHDGMVIVPCSMGTAGRIANGISNDLVTRAADVCLKEGRKLILVPREMPWNLIHLRNMTQLAEAGATILPACPAWYTSPTSLEELADTVVARILQNLGIEQKIQGEWMAE from the coding sequence ATGAGCACGGGGCGGTTGGTTGTAGCGGTGACAGGAGCGAGTGGGGCGATTTACGCTCGCCGACTCCTGATTCATGCGGCCAAACACTACCAGGAAATCTTTCTGTGCCTCAGCACGCAGGCGATCCAGGTTGCCGAGACAGAACTTGGTGTCACGCTCGATCGAAAGAACTTCCAGACACGCGAATGGCTGGGAGCGGAGTATCCGCAGATTCGGCTCCTCGACGAAAAGAACTTCTTCACGCCACCGGCGAGCGGTTCGTTTCGGCACGACGGGATGGTCATCGTGCCGTGCTCGATGGGTACGGCCGGACGCATCGCGAATGGCATCAGCAATGATTTGGTCACCCGGGCCGCCGATGTCTGCCTGAAAGAAGGGCGCAAGCTCATACTGGTTCCGCGTGAAATGCCGTGGAACCTCATTCACCTTCGGAACATGACGCAATTGGCCGAAGCTGGGGCCACGATTCTGCCTGCTTGCCCGGCTTGGTACACCAGTCCGACCTCGCTTGAGGAACTTGCCGACACAGTCGTCGCGCGCATCCTGCAGAACCTGGGAATCGAGCAAAAAATCCAGGGCGAATGGATGGCCGAGTAG
- a CDS encoding diguanylate cyclase: MTPEFSNEEQTAVREAQQIIRDAGRSAPALLESLAERYQSEGKTVCAFEVRRMQCFALIGNLEFRLAVEKIELLMHEAAAAEMPRFVGVGEMYRGLVWLDIGQSHRAIECFDRAIQIGIDTEDLDLIYRVQINLSFAQSMLEQYEESLETLKQSIQFSDSLVTKKPGGSKAYNMAAAEVQVAYQARERGSLSQSQIQAVRRSLDRAEADCKDEFYLPRLLGIFRALFVGLDEGFDKGIEQLRQLRPEIETGASVHLITYLLGETRILEAAERWEELRYSATELIDRMKESGWLAAIRIALKRASKASAKLGDYQTAYELLNELVSIEGQSAGSNRDSTSVYFEQEVLRMCNRALVERNKILEQEARFDRLSGILNRRGMEEALAELTQRSGQHRLVVAMLDIDYFKRINDQFGHAVGDQVIQEFAACLANSKTKPSRLGRWGGEEFVLVYEEEAADPSQLGATLMDEVRHYPWEHVRSGMAVTASCGLAIWSQGDSIDHTIRVADDMMYAVKHQGRNNWRLAA, from the coding sequence ATGACTCCCGAGTTCTCAAATGAGGAACAAACCGCTGTTCGGGAAGCACAGCAAATTATCCGCGATGCGGGACGGTCGGCCCCTGCCTTGCTAGAGTCTCTGGCCGAGCGGTATCAGAGTGAAGGGAAGACGGTTTGCGCCTTCGAAGTTCGCCGGATGCAATGCTTTGCACTCATCGGGAATTTGGAGTTTCGGCTGGCGGTGGAGAAGATCGAACTGCTGATGCATGAAGCCGCCGCCGCGGAAATGCCGAGGTTTGTGGGCGTCGGCGAAATGTACCGTGGGTTGGTTTGGCTCGACATCGGCCAGAGTCATCGCGCGATCGAGTGCTTTGACCGTGCGATTCAGATCGGCATCGATACCGAAGACCTCGACCTGATCTATCGGGTTCAGATCAACCTGTCGTTCGCCCAGTCGATGCTGGAGCAGTACGAGGAATCGCTAGAGACGCTGAAGCAAAGCATCCAATTTTCCGATAGTCTGGTGACGAAGAAGCCAGGTGGATCGAAAGCCTACAACATGGCCGCCGCCGAGGTTCAGGTCGCCTACCAGGCTCGGGAGCGTGGTTCGCTGAGCCAGTCTCAAATTCAGGCGGTTCGCCGATCGCTTGATCGGGCAGAGGCGGATTGCAAGGACGAGTTCTATCTCCCAAGGCTGCTGGGCATTTTTCGCGCACTCTTTGTGGGCCTAGACGAAGGCTTTGACAAAGGCATCGAGCAGCTTCGTCAGCTTCGGCCCGAGATTGAGACCGGCGCTTCTGTGCATCTCATCACTTACCTTCTTGGGGAGACCCGGATTTTAGAGGCAGCCGAGCGATGGGAAGAACTCCGGTATTCGGCAACCGAACTGATCGACCGAATGAAAGAATCGGGCTGGCTCGCGGCGATTCGAATTGCCTTGAAGCGGGCGTCGAAGGCGAGCGCCAAACTTGGCGATTACCAAACCGCCTACGAACTCCTCAACGAACTCGTGAGCATTGAGGGCCAATCGGCGGGAAGCAATCGCGACTCGACCAGCGTTTACTTCGAGCAGGAAGTTCTGCGCATGTGCAACCGCGCTTTGGTCGAGCGGAACAAGATTTTGGAGCAGGAGGCGCGGTTCGACCGCCTTTCGGGAATTCTCAATCGCCGGGGCATGGAAGAGGCGTTGGCGGAACTGACTCAGCGCTCGGGACAACATCGGTTGGTGGTGGCGATGCTCGACATCGACTACTTCAAGCGGATCAACGACCAGTTTGGCCATGCAGTTGGGGATCAAGTGATTCAGGAGTTTGCGGCTTGCCTTGCTAACTCGAAGACCAAGCCGTCACGTCTGGGCCGTTGGGGTGGAGAAGAGTTTGTGCTGGTGTACGAAGAAGAGGCGGCGGATCCATCTCAACTGGGTGCGACGCTGATGGATGAGGTTCGACATTATCCGTGGGAGCATGTCCGTTCGGGCATGGCGGTTACGGCCTCTTGCGGCTTGGCGATTTGGAGTCAGGGCGACTCGATCGACCACACGATTCGGGTGGCCGACGACATGATGTACGCCGTCAAACATCAGGGCCGTAATAATTGGCGCTTAGCGGCCTAG